In bacterium, the genomic window AGCCGTGCCGGCACTTTGGCGCCTCTCTATTTCAATGCAACTGACCAGGTGCCGGGGGGAGCGGCCGTGGTTGCAGCAACAGCTTGGAAGACGCAACAATTCTATGAGGACAACATGCAGGACGCACTCAGGAGGATTCCTGGAATGAAGGCTATTGCCCGTTTGGCGATGCGGCTCGCCAACGCCGCCCAATCAACGATGTCGCCGTTTGTGCAGCATTTTTCTGCCGGCCACTTCTATTCACCTTTGCCCGACGTCAAATGGCTGCGCCGCCAACGGCGTGCTCTCTTCGACCGCACCGCCACCGAATGCCCCGGTGTCGACCTCCGCGAGGCACAGCAGCAAGAAGTGCTCGATGAGCTGGCGGTCTTCTACGATGAACTCCCATTCCCGGCCTCGCCCGACCCTTTGTTTCGCTACCACTATGAGAATCGTTATTTCTCATATGGCGATGCGGTGGTGTTGTATGCCATGCTGCGCCGCCTCCGGCCGCAGCGAGTCGTGGAGGTGGGTTCGGGATTTTCCTCGGCGGCCATGCTGGATATTGACGAGCGCTTTCTCGGCGGCAAGACGCAGTTTACCTTCATCGAGCCGCATCCGGAACGGCTGCTGGCGTTGTTGCGGCAGCAGGATTTGCACCGGTGCTCGGTGCTGCAAATGCCGGTGCAAAAAGTAAATCTGGCAACATTCGCTGCACTCGCGGCCGGTGACGTTCTCTTTGTGGACTCTTCCCACGTCGTCAAGATCGGAAATGATGTCCGGCATCTTCTCAGCCAAGTTTTGCCGCGCCTGCGCGCCGGCGTGGTGGTGCACTTCCACGACATTTTTTGGCCGTTTGAATATCCGGAAGAATGGGTGTTCGGCGGACATGCCTGGAATGAAGCATATTTTCTCCATTCCTTTCTGCAGTTCAACACCGCCTTTGAGATCGTCTACTTCAATTCGTACATGGCGGTACGGCATCATGAGAGGCTCCGGGA contains:
- a CDS encoding class I SAM-dependent methyltransferase, which translates into the protein MKAIARLAMRLANAAQSTMSPFVQHFSAGHFYSPLPDVKWLRRQRRALFDRTATECPGVDLREAQQQEVLDELAVFYDELPFPASPDPLFRYHYENRYFSYGDAVVLYAMLRRLRPQRVVEVGSGFSSAAMLDIDERFLGGKTQFTFIEPHPERLLALLRQQDLHRCSVLQMPVQKVNLATFAALAAGDVLFVDSSHVVKIGNDVRHLLSQVLPRLRAGVVVHFHDIFWPFEYPEEWVFGGHAWNEAYFLHSFLQFNTAFEIVYFNSYMAVRHHERLREKMPLALKNAGGSLWLRKTA